A window of the Amblyraja radiata isolate CabotCenter1 chromosome 5, sAmbRad1.1.pri, whole genome shotgun sequence genome harbors these coding sequences:
- the LOC116973431 gene encoding uncharacterized protein LOC116973431, with the protein MQQHKTDTARTGELWTMARVLLIFGLVVVAAVAAAPDRGIQSAPAGFVKTECRDSVFWVGLDKRFLAGKLWQINVVDQSGYIFSVTPRFASQCGYTISVDYWNVEFRASVLSCGVQILNDEQFNLTIQIQVSGPASGAATYIETLSCMYSPWAEREIFCEENYMQVSVQRKIPTIEEDYAQDAEDWALAFPEAVGGETGIWQVVFHTSSGKVSKTVKEAHQLNYGINTTVSRILLRAPYHTKEAEVVLVQGVPLSVIKSTSFYKQHWIILLIDTAVACPLGDISFVDDLITWTLPRIFTPIVTSAVLKDNSSMGVNGIKLDPEIMTERNYSLDKNDTALAVKVPIGAQDGHYKSHVMDGQYGIKYSINLFLEHVWEDETWGMNKMNVIYPASTPFIPKPLVLTDDTKPEQWLFNVSLGNFLPDVELHKLTLGSQSFSVDEPNQMFDVYNATTPNETTLDKIFVLEVPMESPVVDRKYIGDGVEQYTLDIIYTLAVVPEDEMFTYVAQLVHKHNIVLPVASGFCDQENVTLLITHGTLDQYWIPFIGNMQLSLHSEHDGYILRENGTHLTITVPHDSPEAVHEAINHQGLRSRFDFQLRDNKTFEVLMNFSLSCSFPTADFIRCFPNGWIMITAVKLGRQLRMDTSTIVLKDQTCKAKESKFEAVFDFSADSCGTTRRFEKNYMIYENEVVYMDAKSTKEPTFQLAISCRYPINDSLHLQFEHQINPLPVVVPGMGPIVLDMQLAKDESYTTLYKEDEYPVVKYLAVPLYFEVQLLHNEDPQIELFLQSCWATASPGRDSIPQWPIIVQSCEYEADLQVTIFHRVVRNERVRYPSHVKRFEVKTFAFILGDLNTLLREVYFHCSVVLCKKDPINEFLCPGKCMPRKQRMGRSVDGVHHLEGSVSSGAVLVAKFPNVEHDMRDAQMEFYSWPVLLIGGATIIVGSIVLGLVGHVCQKSSDSD; encoded by the exons ATCAGTCGGGTTATATATTCTCCGTAACACCGAGATTTGCATCACAGTGTGGTTACACAATTTCAGTAGATTACTGGAATGTTGAATTCCGTGCATCTGTCCTCAGCTGTGGTGTGCAAATACTG AATGATGAGCAGTTTAATCTGACCATACAAATACAAGTGTCAGGACCTGCCTCCGGAGCTGCAACGTACATTGAAACTCTATCTTGTATGTACTCTCCATGGGCTGAAAGGGAAATCTTCTGTGAAGAAAACTACATGCAG GTCTCTGTACAAAGAAAGATACCGACCATAGAGGAGGATTACGCTCAAGATGCTGAAGATTGGGCTTTAGCATTTCCTGAA GCAGTCGGAGGAGAAACTGGAATATGGCAAGTGGTATTTCACACTTCCAGTGGTAAAGTGAGTAAGACTGTGAAAGAAGCACATCAGCTAAATTACGGAATCAACACCACAGTGTCTCGTATCTTGCTCCGTGCTCCTTATCATACAAAAGAAGCTGAAGTAGTTTTG GTCCAAGGTGTTCCCTTGTCTGTTATCAAATCAACAAGCTTCTACAAACAGCATTGGATTATTCTTTTAATTGACACTGCAGTGGCTTGTCCTCTTG GTGATATTTCATTTGTGGATGACCTAATCACCTGGACATTGCCAAGAATATTCACTCCAATTGTGACCAGTGCAGTTCTTAAAGACAACAGTTCTATGGGAGTAAATGGTATCAAATTGGATCCTGAAATAATGACAGAAAGAAATTATTCTTTGGATAAAAATGACACTGCACTTGCTGTAAAGGTTCCAATTGGAGCACAAGATGGACACTACAAG AGCCATGTAATGGATGGACAGTATGGCATCAAGTATAGCATTAATCTGTTTTTGGAACACGTGTGGGAAGATGAAACCTGGGGAATGAATAAAATGAATGTGATATATCCAGCCTCCACTCCCTTTATTCCTAAGCCTCTGGTTCTCACTGATG ATACTAAACCTGAACAATGGCTATTCAATGTATCATTGGGCAATTTTCTTCCTGATGTGGAACTGCACAAACTCACTCTGGGTTCTCAGTCCTTTTCTGTGGATGAACCAAACCAGATGTTTGATGTTTACAATGCGACTACCCCAAATGAGACGACCCTTGATAAAATATTTGTTCTTGAAGTTCCAATGGAGTCTCCAGTCGTTGATAGGAAG TATATAGGAGATGGTGTTGAACAATATACCCTTGACATCATCTACACCTTGGCTGTCGTGCCAGAAGATGAAATGTTCACCTATGTAGCTCAATTAGTACACAAGCACAACATAG TACTTCCAGTGGCAAGTGGCTTTTGTGACCAGGAAAATGTGACTTTACTGATTACACACGGGACTTTGGATCAGTATTGGATCCCTTTCATTGGAAACATGCAGCTCTCTCTACACTCTGAACATGATGGGTATATCTTGAGGGAGAATGGTACCCActtaacaatcactgttccacatGATTCACCTGAAGCTGTCCATGAG GCAATTAATCACCAAGGCCTTCGGAGCAGATTTGACTTCCAACTGAGGGATAATAAAACCTTCGAGGTGCTGATGAACTTTTCTCTTTCCTGCAGCTTTCCTACTGCAGACTTCATAA GATGTTTCCCAAATGGCTGGATTATGATTACTGCTGTGAAACTTGGAAGACAGTTGAGAATGGATACTAGCACAATCGTGCTGAAAGACCAGACTTGCAAGGCAAAGGAAAGCAAGTTCGAAGCAGTCTTTGACTTTTCTGCGGATTCCTGTGGCACAACGAGAAGG TTTGAGAAGAATTACATGATCTATGAGAATGAAGTGGTGTACATGGATGCCAAATCAACTAAAGAGCCAACCTTTCA ACTTGCAATATCTTGTCGTTACCCCATAAATGATTCTCTGCATCTTCAGTTTGAACATCAAATCAATCCTCTGCCAGTTGTTGTACCTGGGATGGGACCCATCGTCTTGGATATGCAACTTGCCAAAG ACGAATCCTATACCACATTGTACAAAGAAGATGAATATCCAGTAGTGAAGTATCTGGCTGTCCCCCTCTACTTTGAAGTGCAACTGCTGCACAATGAAGATCCACAAATTGAGTTGTTCTTGCAATCCTGCTGGGCAACTGCCTCACCAGGAAGAGACAGTATTCCACAGTGGCCCATCATTGTCCAAAG CTGTGAGTATGAAGCTGATCTGCAAGTGACCATCTTCCATCGTGTTGTGAGGAATGAGAGGGTGAGATATCCTAGCCATGTGAAAAGATTTGAAGTGAAGACATTTGCATTCATCTTGGGAGATCTCAATACCTTGTTGCGAGAG GTGTACTTTCATTGCAGTGTAGTTTTGTGCAAGAAGGACCCAATTAACGAGTTTCTCTGTCCTGGTAAATGTATGCCAAGAAAACAACGAATGG GTCGGAGTGTAGATGGAGTGCACCATTTGGAGGGATCTGTGTCGTCGGGAGCAGTGCTCGTAGCAAAATTTCCAAATGTAGAGCATGacatgagag ATGCCCAAATGGAATTTTACTCCTGGCCAGTGCTGCTGATTGGAGGTGCAACAATTATTGTTGGTTCAATTGTACTTGGACTTGTTGGTCATGTATGTCAAAAAAGCAGTGACTCTGATTAA